Proteins encoded together in one Myxocyprinus asiaticus isolate MX2 ecotype Aquarium Trade chromosome 9, UBuf_Myxa_2, whole genome shotgun sequence window:
- the LOC127445700 gene encoding G-protein coupled receptor 35-like has protein sequence MDNISDLSLNNTISGWRRPLWYQYDVCAVAPYGFFFYFGVKVFNLAVGFPTNVLVMWQILTKKSEGSTSDIFIFNLSILDAFFCLMTPVDMVNRLYLANQGIWYLQRFAYGLKDMAPLFLTCICLDRYIAVVHPILFTGIRDNRIRTGVSVVVWGAILAYALTKCILGVLSVNEEFSGVILSAFFIMVFCNLSIIWVLRKSVAGKETMNPVKKKAFKMVIILLAIIVVNYLPPVALMPFASTYSFVTLHCKISISVFSIMDLSCTIEPLLYISKMGRSAFCSCLNGPSKKPVNVSV, from the coding sequence ATGGATAACATCTCGGATTTGAGCCTGAATAACACCATCTCTGGTTGGCGCCGTCCACTGTGGTATCAGTATGACGTGTGTGCGGTAGCGCCGTATGGGTTTTTCTTCTATTTTGGGGTGAAAGTCTTCAACCTGGCTGTGGGGTTCCCAACAAATGTCCTCGTGATGTGGCAGATTTTGACAAAGAAGAGCGAAGGCTCAACATCTGACATcttcattttcaacctttccatcCTGGATGCATTTTTCTGCCTCATGACACCAGTAGACATGGTCAATCGGCTTTACCTCGCCAATCAAGGCATCTGGTACTTACAGCGTTTTGCCTATGGGCTGAAAGACATGGCACCTTTATTCCTCACCTGTATTTGCCTGGACCGTTACATCGCCGTGGTCCACCCCATCCTATTCACCGGTATCCGTGACAACCGCATCCGAACTGGGGTGTCTGTGGTGGTTTGGGGAGCTATCCTGGCCTACGCGTTGACCAAGTGTATCTTGGGGGTGTTGAGTGTGAACgaggagttcagcggtgtcatccTCTCGGCGTTCTTCATCATGGTCTTCTGTAACTTGTCCATCATCTGGGTCCTCAGGAAGAGCGTTGCGGGGAAAGAGACAATGAACCCCGTAAAGAAGAAGGCCTTCAAAATGGTGATCATCCTTCTCGCCATCATCGTGGTGAACTATCTTCCTCCTGTGGCTCTCATGCCGTTTGCGTCCACGTACTCGTTTGTGACGCTGCACTGCAAGATCAGCATCTCCGTGTTCTCCATCATGGACTTGAGCTGCACTATTGAGCCTCTGCTGTACATCTCGAAGATGGGGCGATCTGCGTTTTGTTCATGTCTGAATGGTCCCTCAAAGAAACCTGTCAATGTCAGTGTCTGA
- the LOC127446206 gene encoding uncharacterized protein LOC127446206 — translation MILKTRAVYSFILGTLFGRMSSVVSGLQDRSVIWETQEMLAFLHSSPWTPGAAVVTLKSPDNTSSLFHLPNETFLRLLLGARTVALLLCNRLGVQRCALVHTPHRRADDSRVELHVVPLHGLVADWKPHLAVEEDFQLYDPGYISSKSGPRWTDSDLEAVKTRIRAQLPASNATLNYNFLGDPSDAGLFPRIVRGEEKQWRVWEDDSHVAFLTPFPNTPGLTVLVPRKPLSSDIFRLEKRDYEELVLATRKVSRLLEAGLGAWGVGLIFEGYEIDYAHAKLIPLVSSPDETKMSLTCTVPEFCHRYPGYVTSVNGPPASKESLREMCAKITIR, via the exons ATGATTTTGAAGACTCGTGCTGTGTATTCTTTCATTCTTGGCACGTTGTTTGGAAG AATGTCGTCTGTGGTTTCTGGGCTCCAGGACAGAAGTGTGATTTGGGAGACGCAGGAGATGTTGGCCTTTCTGCACTCCTCCCCGTGGACTCCAGGGGCCGCTGTTGTTACTCTTAAGAGCCCTGACAACACAAGCAGCCTCTTCCATTTACCCAACGAGACTTTCTTGCGTCTGCTGCTGGGCGCAAGAACAGTAGCGCTGCTTCTTTGCAACAGGCTGGGTGTGCAGCGCTGTGCCCTGGTCCATACGCCACACAGACGGGCAGACGACTCCCGTGTGGAACTCCATGTGGTGCCCCTCCACGGTCTGGTGGCAGATTGGAAGCCTCACCTCGCTGTGGAGGAAGATTTCCAGCTGTATGACCCTGGATACATCAGCTCCAAGAGTGGACCACGCTGGACCGACTCAGATCTAGAGGCCGTCAAGACCCGCATCCGGGCTCAGCTGCCAGCTTCAAACGCAACTCTGAACTACAACTTCCTGGGCGATCCCTCTGACGCTGGGCTATTCCCGCGGATCGTGCGTGGAGAGGAGAAGCAGTGGAGGGTTTGGGAAGATGACAGTCATGTTGCTTTCCTCACGCCGTTTCCCAACACACCTGGACTCACTGTCCTGGTTCCCCGTAAACCTCTCTCAAGTGACATATTCCGACTGGAGAAGAGGGACTACGAGGAGCTGGTGCTGGCAACCCGAAAGGTGTCCCGGCTGCTTGAGGCGGGGCTTGGTGCATGGGGGGTGGGGCTTATATTTGAGGGATATGAAATTGATTATGCTCATGCCAAACTGATTCCACTGGTCTCTTCACCTGATGAAACAAAGATGAGTCTCACCTGTACAGTGCCGGAGTTCTGTCACAGGTACCCTGGATATGTAACATCAGTTAACGGTCCACCAGCCAGCAAAGAAAGTCTTAGAGAGATGTGTGCCAAAATTACCATACGTTAA
- the LOC127445701 gene encoding P2Y purinoceptor 1-like — MDNISDLSLNNTISGWRRPLWYNFEECAVAPYGFVFYFGVKVFNLAVGFPTNVLVMWQILMKKSEGSTSDIFIFNLSILDAFFCLMTPVDMVNRLYLANQGIWYLQRFAYGLKDMAPLFLTCICLDRYIAVVHPILFTGIRDNRIRTGVSVVVWGAILAYALTKCILGVLSANEVFSGVILSAFFIMVFCNLSIIWVLRKSVAGKETMNPIKKKAFKMVIILLAIIVVNYLPPVALMPFASTYSFVTLFCKISTSVFSIMDLSCTIEPLLYISKMGRSAFCSCLNGPSKKPVNVSV; from the coding sequence ATGGATAACATCTCGGATTTGAGCCTGAATAACACCATCTCTGGTTGGCGCCGTCCTCTGTGGTataattttgaagaatgtgcGGTAGCGCCGTATGGGTTTGTCTTCTATTTTGGGGTGAAAGTCTTCAACCTGGCTGTGGGGTTCCCAACAAATGTCCTCGTGATGTGGCAGATTTTGATGAAGAAGAGTGAAGGCTCAACATCCGACATcttcattttcaacctttccatcCTGGATGCATTTTTCTGCCTCATGACACCAGTAGACATGGTCAATCGGCTTTACCTCGCCAATCAAGGCATCTGGTACTTACAGCGTTTTGCCTATGGGCTGAAAGACATGGCACCTTTATTCCTCACCTGTATTTGCCTGGACCGTTACATCGCTGTGGTCCACCCCATCCTATTTACCGGTATCCGTGACAACCGCATCCGAACTGGGGTGTCTGTGGTGGTTTGGGGAGCTATCCTGGCCTATGCGTTGACCAAGTGTATCTTGGGGGTGTTGAGTGCAAACGAGGTGTTCAGCGGTGTCATCCTCTCGGCGTTCTTCATCATGGTCTTCTGTAACTTGTCCATCATCTGGGTCCTCAGGAAGAGCGTTGCGGGGAAAGAGACAATGAACCCCATAAAGAAGAAGGCCTTCAAAATGGTGATCATCCTTCTCGCCATCATCGTGGTGAACTATCTTCCTCCTGTGGCTCTCATGCCGTTTGCTTCCACGTACTCGTTTGTGACGCTGTTCTGTAAGATCAGCACATCCGTGTTCTCCATCATGGACTTGAGCTGCACTATTGAGCCTCTGCTGTACATCTCGAAGATGGGGCGATCTGCATTTTGTTCGTGTCTGAATGGTCCCTCAAAGAAACCTGTCAATGTCAGTGTCTGA